In Bos indicus isolate NIAB-ARS_2022 breed Sahiwal x Tharparkar chromosome 10, NIAB-ARS_B.indTharparkar_mat_pri_1.0, whole genome shotgun sequence, the DNA window CTGGAGaagcctcctcccaccccttcccccagccaGGCCTGGGAGAAGGAcgtgctgggggagggaggagggctgggaGCCTCTCTAAGAACATCTCCCTCCATCCACCCCAAGGCCTGTACCAGTTCTCTGTGGTGGAGACTGCTGGGCCGGGCACCCTGGTGGGCCGGTTGCGGGCCCAGGACCCAGACCTGGGGGACAACGCCCTCATGGCATACAGCATCCTTGACGGGGAGGGGTCGGAGGCCTTCAGCATCAGCACAGACTCCCAGGGTCGAGATGGGCTCCTCACTGTCCGCAAGGTGAGTGCTTCAGACCCACTCAcacctgcctcctgccccagAGGACAGGCTTCTCACCAGGCTAGAGCAGACTTGGGATCTCTGTGTTGGAGCTCAGAGATTGTGGTCCTCTCCTCATCCTTCAGATGAGAGTCTGGGGCTCAGAATGGGCGAGTGACTGGCTCGAGGACTTTGCACAGGGCAAGTCTTTGACGGAACTGGGGGCAGACCTGGAGTTCTGACCAAGTAATCTGCCCCCCACTACCCTGACCACTGAGGCCACTGCCCCTCTGGTGCCCACCTCCCTGAGGCCTGCACCTCCCTCAGTAACTTCATCTCCCTCACCATAGCCCCTAGACTTTGAGACCCGTCGCGCCTACTCTTTTCGCGTGGAGGCCACCAATACGCTCATCGACCCAGCCTATCTGCGGCGAGGGCCCTTCAAGGATGTGGCCTCAGTGCGCGTGGCTGTGCAGGACGCGCCAGAGCCACCTGCCTTCACCCAGGCTGCCTACCACCTGGCAGTGCCTGAGAACAAGGCTCctgggaccctggtgggccaggTGTCAGCCACGGACCTGGACTCCCCAGCCAGCCCCATCAGGTGAGCTGGCggggggcagggcggggcctCAGGGAAAGGGCCCAGCCGCAGGCTATTCCCACCCAAGGAttcacccccccccaccccccccacccccccccccgcccccgttcCCTGCCCATCACACTCCCCTCCTGGTAGAAGTCTTCCCCACTGCAGGCCTGGGAGCCAGGGGAGGGCTGGAGGACCTGCTAACCAGACTCTCCACCCATCCCTGCGTGGATGGCAGTGGCGCCTCCCAGTGGCCGTGAGAGCGGATATGGCATTTCACCTGATGAGTGCGCCAGATCAGCTGATGGCTGTGGCTGTGGCTATTGATCACTCCCTCAGCGCCTCACATTTTACTCACTTGAtaacatttcattttcacaacAACCTGTGAGAGGAGAATTGAAGATAAGGGTAGGAGTCTTCTCAGTTCCAGCTGCTTTAGAGGCTCAGCCCTGAGAGGTTGCGTTAATGTGCCCCAGGTCACACTTTCAGTAAGCAGCAACGCTGGAATTCCAATCCAGACTTGTCGGCCTCAAGAAGACCCACTCTTTCCACCTCCCCAGCCTGCTGCCCAGCATCCCTGTCACAGCACTGAGGGAGGGGCCAGTGTCATTCTCCTTTGATAGTTGAGGGAACGGGTTAaaagatttgcccaaggtcacacagctagtctgAGACAGAGCAGAGACAGAACTCAGGTCCTCGGTCCCCAGAACAGAGCCCAAGAGTCAGAAAGACAGGCAGTGTTTGCGCCATGCCACCTGTCTCTCTTCCCACACCCCCATGAAACTCAGCACCCCATGTCATAGGATAGGTGTTTAATATTGGTGACTGCCCAGAGATATTTGTCTTTCGAGGGGACCCTAACGTGAATTATGGCTCCAGGTGCACAGGGCAGGCCCTGCCTGGTCAGCTCATGCAGGCCCTTTGCCCAGATGAGCCAGGAGGCCCAGCAAGGTGaacaggtgggagggaggggtggcCGCCAGCTCGGCCCTGCCCCAGCTCAGCCCCGCACCTGGCTCCATCTCCCCAGATACTCCATCCTCCCGCACTCGGACCTGGAGCGCTGCTTCTCCATCGAGCCTGAAGACGGCACCATCCGCACAGCAGGGCCCCTGGACCGAGAGGCTCGTGTCTGGCACAACCTCACAGTGCTGGCCACAGAGCTTGGTGAGGAGTCCTGGGCCTCCAGGAGGGCCGGGAGGAGGCGGCAGCCTCCTGGCAGAGGGGCCGTCcctggggatggggtgaggggggTGTTAGTGCCACACACCCCCACCCAGGGTATAACGACTAGGTGCCCAGCCTGGATCCTTACCACCAGGCAGGCTCTCTGGTCTCCTGGGCTGGACTGGGCATGGTGGGTTGGCTTAAGCATTTCCCCTCACCTTTAATTTGCTCCCATAGCTGACTTTCCCCAAGTCAAAATAAATCTAACCTCAGATAGCTCTCAATCCCTAAGAACCCCGACATGCACCCTGGGACACCCTGCTTTGCCCAGTCTCTGCTTCAGGCTAAAGTGGGAACGGGGAGGAGCTGGGCCCTCCTCTGGGAGCTGACCGGGGAGTGCCAGCAGCCTCTCCCTGGGAAGCTTTGTGGGAAGCCCCCacgggaggggagaggggccaggTCCCTGCACTGCCCATGTTGGTCAGCAGTCATCACCAGCATGGTTCAGCCGCCTCTGGGCAGCTGTGGCCCGCGGGGGCAGGGAGGCCTCCCCTCCTTCTGTGAACCTGTCCTTGCTGTGCCTGCTCATGCTTCAGCGTCTCCCACGTTTGCTGTCCATGTCCTGTCTGTGGAAGTTGTCCCTGTGTGCCTACATACTTACACCACGTCAATGAAGAGCTAAAGCGCAATGTGTACATATGGGTGCACACTTCATGTGtgtgaaaaatacatatacatacctaCACATATGCTTATGAGTATATGTCTATagttgcatatatatgtgtatgtagtTGAGTGTATAGAGTTATATTATTTGTGGATATATGTAATTGGATATGTATAGTGAAacttggtagctcagctagtaaagagtctgcctgcaatgcagaagaccccggttccatccctgggttgggaagatcccctggaggagggcctggcaacccactccagtattcttgcctggagaaaacccctggacagaggagcctggtgagctacagtccatggggtcacaaagagtcagacacgactgagcgactaagcacagcacagtgataGACGCAGTAGCTGTTTGTATACATTGTTTTGTGTATGTGAGTGTTTGTGGACAGGTAGTAATAATTTACTACTTACTGTATATCGGACACTGTTCTAAGTACCAAATGTAGATGCATTCACTTCATCATCACCACAACTTTATGAgggatgtatgattttttttctcccattttaaaaGGAGGAAACTCAGAcaaagagaagttaagtaacttcctGAGGTCACGCAGACATTAAGTGGTGGGGCCTCAGTCGGGTTGCAGTCTCAGCAGTTATCTCCTCCACCATATGTGTTGAACTATATGTGGATAGGTTTATGTTTATGAGCGTGCAGCTGTGTGACAGTGCGTGCATGTCTGTCCATGTGAACATCCCTGTGTGTGCTTTGGCCGTCTGTTTACgtagccctgtgtgtgtgtgtgtgtgtgtgtatttctctcACTGCCTTCTTACCTCCTGTCAAATCCTGCTCCCCATGCCCCCAAATCCCAATATTGAGTAGCAGGCCCTGAGCCCTTACTGCAGTGAAGGACGGACCCCAGCCCTGTCCCATCTCCCAGACCCTTTAGCCAGGCAGTCCACTCCTCTGCCTGGGCTGTGACCTCAGCCCCTTCCCAAGAGCCAACCAGCTCTCCCTCAACTTGCCGGAAAGACTAAAGGAACCAAGACATTTAGCCTAGGGGAGATGAGCgctggggagggcagggatgCACACTTTGCATTTTCTCTTGGATGCCATTGGCAGTGAGGAGCAAGGCAGGGTAATGATGGGGGCCACCCAATGACGAGGGGGCCTGTCTATGGCTGTGGTACCCAGGCTGGCCTGGCTCTGCGCCTGAGAATCAGGTAGCTCCTCCCTCCCTGAGGTCAATTCTAAGTGATACTCATTGCTACACCACAGCCTCCCAGACCTCTGatggggcgtgtgtgtgtgtgcacgagtgcacgtgtgtgtatgtctgtcccACTGTTTTCATGCATGAAAATGCGTTCTCCACATCCTGGGGGTGGTGATGCTACATTCACTGTACATGTGGAACATTCCTTCTGTGTGTGTTGTATTCGTTTTAAACACTGAGCACATCGAATGTGTGGTATGAATGTGCTGCATCTTTCATGGCTGTTGTCTGGTTTGCATCGTCTGTCTACCTTTGCTTGACGGTGCCTGTGCCCTGCGTGTGGGTTATTGTTCATGTATGTCATGGGTGCTACACTCCTATTGAATGTATATGGGGTATGTATTCCACATATTCTTGGGTACCGCATGGATGTTATATGCACTTGTTCCCTTCACTTCACAACATAGATGCTACCTGCATATCGCATGCATACCTCATGTGTCTCACATGCATGCCATGTTCTGGATGTGACATTCACACACCATATGTACTGTGTGTAACTGTGATGTGTGTGCTTGCGTGGGGTGCACGTGTTTGTGTTCTGGCTTCAGACAGCTCTGCACAGGCTTCCCGGGTGCAAGTGGCCATCCAGACCCTGGACGAGAATGACAACGCTCCCCAGCTGGCTGAGCCCTACGACACCTTTGTGTGCGATTCTGCAGCCCCCAGCCAGGTAAGCCACGGAGGCAGGCGGGTTAGGACCTCAGGACCTCCAGCTGCCCACTCCATACGaggtttctcttcttcctctcagcTGATTCAGGTCATCCGAGCCCTGGACAGAGATGAAGTCGGCAACAACAGCCGTGTCTCCTTTCATGGCCCTCTGGGCCCCGATGCCAACTTCACTGTCCGGGACAACCAAGGTGGGTAGCCTCCTACAGCTGTGCCCTTAcctgcttccctctcctcctccaccatCCCTAACTCTACCCACCTATCTGGAGCTCCACCCTACAGAATGTACGTGCAGTTTTGGGAGTTCCTTGATggcctggtggggtgggggcaggggggatgtgtatgtgttcagttgtatccaactctgtgaccccatggactgtagcccaccaggctcctctgtccatgggattctccaggcaagaatagtggaatgggttgccatttcccattccAGGAAATGGAGATGCCGActtcatctccaggggatcttcctgactgagggagcagacccacatctcttgtgtttcctgcattggcaggcaggttctttaccattgatgCCAAAGGATTCTGGGATTTAGGGCTTTCACtacaggggcctgggttcagtccctggttggggaaatgagATCCTGCCAGCcacgcagtgtggccaaaataaataaaagaaggtgGCTGTAGTTTTGCTCTTTGCAAACCTTCCCCACAGATAGCTTTGTCTCCATGGGCTGCACCGACTGTAGTGGGAAGGTATCCCAGGGGGTGCCCAAAGACCTGTTTTTCCTACAGATGGCTCCGCCAGCCTGCTGCTGCCCTCTCGCCCCGTTCCACCCCGCCAGGCCCCCTACTTGGTTCCCATAGAACTGTGGGACTGGGGGCAGCCAGTACTGAGCAGTACAGCCACAGTAACTGTCAGTGTGTGCCGCTGCCGGCCTGATGGCTCCGTGGCGTCCTGCAGGCCCGAGGCTCAGCTCTCACCTGCTGGGCTCAGCACCGGGGCTCTGCTTGCCATCGTCACCTGCGTGGGCACGCTGCTGGGTGAGTCAAGCCATAGATGGGGTCATAGATGTGAGGTCCAGGCcttcagagggtgtggagagaagcaGGACCTTGGACATAGGGAAGTCCACCCTAGGTCATGAAGGAACCCTCATGCCTGGGTATTCCCACTGCCTGATACACCCAAGAGAAACACTCTGGCCTCATATCCCTGACCTGCCAGGCTAAGGACAGTCATGAACCATAAAAACTATTTACTGAGCCCCAACTCTGGGCCATATGTGGTGCTGAGCACATCACTTGGTATTTCATCCTTTCAACAACCTTAAGAGGTAGATATGTTTCCCCTCTTTTCCACACAAGGAATCCAAGGGCCAAAGAGGTTCAGAGAGCAACTCTCCttggtcacacagcaagtaaagGGTTGAAGTCAGGAATTCGAAAGCATTTTGCCAAAGGTCAAAGCTAGGGCTTGCCATCCCTAGGCCTTTCCAAATGGAACTTGTGCgcctctcccccagccctggtGGTGCTCTTCGTGGCTCTGCGGCGCCAGAAGCAAGAAGCCCTGATGGTGCTCGAGGAGGAGGACGTGCGCGAGAACATCATCACCTACGACGAcgagggcggcggtgaggaggaCACGGAGGCCTTCGACATCAGCGCCCTGCAGAACCCTGACGGGGCGGCCCCGCCGGCGCCTGGCCCACCCGCGCGCCGCGATGTGCTGCCCTGGGCGCGGGCACCACGCCAGCCCCGGCCCCCCGGCCCTGCCGACGTGGCGCAGCTGCTGGCGCTGCGGCTGCGCGAGGCAGACGAGGACCCCAGCGTGCCACCCTACGACTCCGTGCAGGTGTACGGCTACGAGGGCC includes these proteins:
- the CDH24 gene encoding cadherin-24 isoform X1 → MHASAPRSSEQSLGWSPNMWGLVRLLLAWLGGWGCMGRLAAPARAWAGSRGGPEPSLLRTRRSWVWNQFFVIEEYAGPEPVLIGKLHSDVDRGEGRTKYLLTGEGAGTVFVIDEATGNIHVTKSLDREEKAQYVLLAQAVDRASNRPLEPPSEFIIKVQDINDNPPIFPLGPYHATVPEMSNVGTSVIQVTAHDADDPSYGNSAKLVYTVLDGLPFFSVDPQTGVVRTAIPNMDRETQEEFLVVIQAKDMGGHMGGLSGSTTVTVTLSDVNDNPPKFPQSLYQFSVVETAGPGTLVGRLRAQDPDLGDNALMAYSILDGEGSEAFSISTDSQGRDGLLTVRKPLDFETRRAYSFRVEATNTLIDPAYLRRGPFKDVASVRVAVQDAPEPPAFTQAAYHLAVPENKAPGTLVGQVSATDLDSPASPIRYSILPHSDLERCFSIEPEDGTIRTAGPLDREARVWHNLTVLATELDSSAQASRVQVAIQTLDENDNAPQLAEPYDTFVCDSAAPSQLIQVIRALDRDEVGNNSRVSFHGPLGPDANFTVRDNQDGSASLLLPSRPVPPRQAPYLVPIELWDWGQPVLSSTATVTVSVCRCRPDGSVASCRPEAQLSPAGLSTGALLAIVTCVGTLLALVVLFVALRRQKQEALMVLEEEDVRENIITYDDEGGGEEDTEAFDISALQNPDGAAPPAPGPPARRDVLPWARAPRQPRPPGPADVAQLLALRLREADEDPSVPPYDSVQVYGYEGRGSSCGSLSSLGSGSEIGGAPGPAEPLDDWGPLFRTLAELYGAKEPPAP
- the CDH24 gene encoding cadherin-24 isoform X2 — protein: MHASAPRSSEQSLGWSPNMWGLVRLLLAWLGGWGCMGRLAAPARAWAGSRGGPEPSLLRTRRSWVWNQFFVIEEYAGPEPVLIGKLHSDVDRGEGRTKYLLTGEGAGTVFVIDEATGNIHVTKSLDREEKAQYVLLAQAVDRASNRPLEPPSEFIIKVQDINDNPPIFPLGPYHATVPEMSNVGTSVIQVTAHDADDPSYGNSAKLVYTVLDGLPFFSVDPQTGVVRTAIPNMDRETQEEFLVVIQAKDMGGHMGGLSGSTTVTVTLSDVNDNPPKFPQSLYQFSVVETAGPGTLVGRLRAQDPDLGDNALMAYSILDGEGSEAFSISTDSQGRDGLLTVRKPLDFETRRAYSFRVEATNTLIDPAYLRRGPFKDVASVRVAVQDAPEPPAFTQAAYHLAVPENKAPGTLVGQVSATDLDSPASPIRYSILPHSDLERCFSIEPEDGTIRTAGPLDREARVWHNLTVLATELDSSAQASRVQVAIQTLDENDNAPQLAEPYDTFVCDSAAPSQLIQVIRALDRDEVGNNSRVSFHGPLGPDANFTVRDNQGNGDADFISRGSS